The following are encoded together in the Serratia odorifera genome:
- a CDS encoding AraC family transcriptional regulator, translating to MVDKIALNAASAKKSLAELVAMIAQNDGDYPTTIPSLTVHRRQMPTAPVHCIYQMGLGVVVQGAKEVMLAGKPTRYRAGESMLTTIDLPVISHVTEASQDEPFLGLMLTLDPRTVVQMAALMPTAKSIREVPLNPLSVEPLDEGLTDALRRLIQLLAEPDLIAHLEPLIQQEIIIRLLASNHGPQLRHLATAGSPSQNISRVVGWLKQNFTRAVCIDELAASAYMSPSTFRQHFRAVTGVSPLQYQKKLRLQEARQQMLSNNLDANSAALIVGYESASQFSREYSREFGESPQRDIKRMRLYGE from the coding sequence ATGGTCGATAAAATTGCACTAAATGCTGCCTCTGCCAAAAAGTCGTTGGCAGAACTGGTTGCCATGATTGCCCAAAATGATGGTGACTATCCCACGACAATCCCTTCACTTACCGTTCATCGCCGCCAGATGCCCACGGCGCCAGTGCACTGTATTTATCAGATGGGGCTGGGGGTTGTGGTGCAGGGGGCAAAAGAGGTCATGCTGGCAGGGAAACCAACCCGATACCGCGCAGGCGAATCCATGCTGACTACGATAGATCTGCCGGTGATTTCTCATGTTACCGAGGCCAGCCAGGATGAACCTTTTCTGGGGCTGATGCTGACGTTGGATCCCCGGACCGTGGTCCAGATGGCGGCACTGATGCCGACGGCGAAGTCGATAAGAGAAGTCCCGCTTAATCCGCTTTCTGTTGAACCGCTAGATGAGGGATTAACCGACGCGTTACGGCGTTTGATACAGCTGCTCGCTGAGCCAGATTTGATTGCCCATCTCGAACCGTTGATCCAGCAGGAAATTATTATCCGCTTATTAGCCAGTAACCATGGCCCACAGCTGCGGCATCTGGCAACGGCAGGTTCGCCGAGTCAGAATATTTCCAGGGTGGTGGGCTGGCTTAAACAGAATTTCACGCGCGCTGTCTGCATCGATGAATTAGCCGCGAGCGCCTATATGAGCCCGTCCACTTTTCGGCAGCATTTCCGTGCGGTGACGGGAGTTAGCCCACTGCAGTACCAGAAAAAGCTCAGGCTACAGGAAGCCCGGCAGCAGATGTTAAGCAACAATCTTGATGCCAACAGCGCGGCGTTAATCGTTGGCTATGAAAGCGCATCGCAGTTTAGTCGCGAATACAGCCGGGAGTTTGGCGAGTCTCCGCAGCGCGACATCAAACGTATGCGCTTATATGGCGAATGA
- a CDS encoding winged helix-turn-helix transcriptional regulator, with protein sequence MKNLISRCPIEEVMQILSGRWPTLLIYYLQDGTKRFNQLRRDNPTISHKMLTLELRKLEEAGIVRRTEFGGYPLRVEYDLTPAGERLVPLLDALGAWWEETDGNEEDVAEFGATH encoded by the coding sequence ATGAAAAACCTGATTTCCCGTTGCCCGATCGAAGAAGTGATGCAGATCCTCAGCGGCCGCTGGCCGACCTTGCTGATTTACTATCTGCAGGATGGAACAAAACGCTTTAATCAACTGCGTCGGGATAATCCGACGATTTCGCATAAAATGCTGACGCTGGAACTGCGCAAGCTGGAGGAGGCGGGGATTGTTCGTCGCACCGAGTTTGGCGGTTATCCGCTGCGCGTCGAATATGATCTGACGCCGGCGGGCGAGCGGCTGGTGCCGCTGCTCGATGCGCTAGGGGCGTGGTGGGAGGAAACAGACGGTAATGAGGAAGACGTGGCCGAGTTCGGTGCGACTCATTAG
- a CDS encoding LysR family transcriptional regulator, with amino-acid sequence MGNAEVNIEELQTFVEVADAGGISPAALRLGIAKSIVSRRLARLEKALGVQLLARTTRGTALTEAGATFRDYAARACAEIDAARETILPTGELRGRLRVAVPLSFGSTHFAPAIAEMARRHPRVNIQACYSDRFVDLIAEGYDCAIRVGYLQDSNLIARRIGPIYGKLVASPDYIQAHGQPNSPEELLSHQALMQGTETWQLTDGDKIITVRPQGRFKADNGTALVAAATAGLGIAYLPDCLTHPHLASGALVPVMINHPPPPAGAYVIRPPGQHPARKIRVLTELLIEYFDPPPHFATTLVV; translated from the coding sequence ATGGGGAACGCTGAAGTGAATATTGAAGAGCTACAGACATTCGTCGAAGTTGCCGATGCCGGTGGGATTTCGCCTGCCGCACTGCGGCTCGGCATCGCCAAATCGATCGTCAGCCGCCGCCTCGCCCGGCTTGAGAAAGCGCTGGGCGTCCAACTGCTGGCCAGAACCACCCGTGGGACGGCGCTCACCGAGGCCGGCGCCACCTTCAGGGACTACGCGGCCAGAGCCTGCGCCGAGATTGATGCCGCCAGGGAAACCATTTTGCCTACTGGAGAGCTGCGTGGCCGCCTGCGCGTGGCAGTGCCGCTTTCTTTCGGCTCCACACACTTTGCTCCAGCGATCGCGGAAATGGCACGACGCCACCCACGGGTTAATATCCAGGCCTGCTACAGCGACCGTTTCGTTGACCTGATCGCCGAGGGCTACGACTGTGCGATACGGGTTGGCTATCTGCAGGACTCCAACCTGATCGCAAGACGCATCGGCCCTATTTACGGCAAACTGGTCGCCAGCCCGGACTATATCCAGGCACATGGGCAACCGAATTCGCCAGAGGAACTGCTCAGTCACCAGGCCCTGATGCAGGGAACCGAAACCTGGCAACTGACGGATGGCGACAAAATCATTACGGTGCGCCCGCAGGGGCGTTTCAAGGCCGATAACGGGACCGCACTGGTGGCCGCCGCAACGGCCGGCCTCGGCATTGCCTACCTGCCCGACTGCCTTACCCACCCGCACCTGGCCTCCGGCGCACTGGTGCCGGTGATGATCAACCATCCGCCACCGCCAGCCGGGGCCTACGTTATCCGACCGCCAGGACAGCATCCGGCACGCAAGATACGCGTCCTCACCGAACTGCTGATTGAATATTTCGACCCACCGCCACACTTTGCAACGACGCTCGTGGTGTAA
- a CDS encoding response regulator transcription factor: MGQDYALVIDDHPLVASGIANFLNTHCRFKRAYVVTSEESCYRHILENGAPRLMVIDFWLSDGTALKLLKEIKQLYPKIRFLVVSGDENNEIGQKVRHAGGHGFVLKNQPPELFSQAVFALLENRTWFPEDNATVADNSKNPLQQFNLTSRQLEVLTMMMRGFPNKKIALQLAISEPTVKEHISNILKKIGVNSRVEAITLLHGRQGPSQ; the protein is encoded by the coding sequence TTGGGGCAGGATTATGCGCTGGTCATTGATGACCATCCTTTGGTGGCAAGCGGCATTGCCAACTTCCTGAATACGCATTGTCGTTTTAAGCGTGCTTACGTGGTAACAAGCGAGGAAAGCTGTTATCGCCACATTCTGGAAAACGGTGCTCCACGCTTAATGGTCATCGATTTCTGGTTATCCGATGGAACGGCATTAAAATTATTAAAAGAAATAAAGCAGCTCTATCCAAAAATTCGTTTCCTGGTGGTCAGTGGCGATGAAAACAACGAAATAGGTCAAAAGGTACGTCATGCCGGCGGGCACGGATTTGTGCTGAAAAATCAGCCACCTGAATTATTTTCCCAAGCCGTTTTCGCACTACTGGAAAACCGGACATGGTTCCCGGAAGATAATGCCACCGTTGCCGACAATAGCAAAAACCCACTGCAACAGTTTAATTTAACCTCACGGCAGCTGGAAGTATTAACCATGATGATGCGTGGCTTCCCCAATAAAAAGATAGCGTTACAGCTTGCTATTTCCGAACCCACGGTCAAGGAACACATTAGCAATATTCTGAAAAAGATCGGCGTCAATAGCCGCGTCGAAGCCATTACGCTATTGCATGGCCGGCAAGGGCCATCACAATGA
- a CDS encoding NADH:flavin oxidoreductase/NADH oxidase — MPKLFDCFTLKDITLRNRIVASPMCQYQAENGFVNDWHRSHYSMLARGGVGLLIVEATAVSPEGRITPGDLGLWSDAHAEGLTPVATAIKQAGAVAGIQLGHAGRKAGCTPPWKGGTPLDRQDPQAWRPVAASALPYVLESDYVPRAMSLADIRKAVHDFRDAARRASDAGFEWLELHFAHGFLAQTFLSSKTNAREDQYGGALKNRARFMLEVVEAVKSVWPSHLPLTARLGVVEFDSCPEHSFAESLQVIRWLKTAGIDFVDVGLALSTPDEQVPWGPNFMVPYAERVRRETGIPVSTSWMITRASDASDFIQDVKLDLVFFARTLLTNPHWVFQAARELGIVAPESVLPQPYAYWLQNWAE, encoded by the coding sequence ATGCCTAAGCTGTTTGATTGCTTCACGCTTAAAGATATTACCCTGCGCAACAGGATTGTCGCTTCACCGATGTGCCAATATCAGGCTGAGAACGGTTTTGTTAACGACTGGCATAGGTCGCACTATTCGATGCTGGCACGCGGTGGCGTAGGTTTGCTTATCGTTGAGGCGACTGCCGTTAGCCCTGAAGGACGCATCACGCCAGGCGATCTGGGGCTTTGGAGCGATGCACATGCCGAAGGCCTTACTCCCGTCGCCACTGCAATCAAACAGGCGGGTGCGGTAGCGGGTATCCAGCTTGGACATGCTGGCAGAAAAGCGGGATGTACCCCGCCCTGGAAAGGCGGCACGCCGCTGGATCGTCAGGATCCACAGGCCTGGAGACCGGTCGCGGCCAGCGCCCTACCTTACGTTCTGGAGAGCGATTACGTTCCTCGTGCCATGTCTCTGGCCGACATCCGCAAAGCGGTGCACGATTTCAGAGACGCGGCCCGTCGCGCCAGTGACGCCGGGTTCGAATGGCTTGAGCTTCACTTTGCTCACGGTTTTCTCGCGCAAACTTTCCTTTCATCAAAGACCAACGCCCGTGAAGACCAGTACGGCGGCGCCCTGAAGAATCGTGCTCGCTTTATGCTTGAGGTGGTAGAGGCGGTAAAATCCGTCTGGCCGTCACACCTGCCGCTTACTGCACGCCTGGGCGTCGTTGAGTTTGATTCCTGTCCTGAACACAGCTTTGCCGAATCCCTGCAGGTGATCCGCTGGCTGAAAACAGCGGGTATCGATTTTGTCGATGTCGGTCTGGCGCTTTCTACCCCAGATGAACAGGTGCCATGGGGGCCTAACTTTATGGTCCCCTATGCTGAACGGGTACGCCGGGAAACGGGCATTCCCGTATCAACGAGCTGGATGATCACCCGCGCCAGTGATGCCAGTGATTTTATTCAGGACGTCAAACTCGACCTGGTGTTTTTCGCCCGCACGCTGCTGACCAATCCCCACTGGGTTTTCCAGGCTGCACGAGAGCTTGGCATCGTCGCTCCCGAGTCCGTTTTACCGCAGCCATATGCCTACTGGCTGCAGAACTGGGCGGAATAA
- a CDS encoding hybrid sensor histidine kinase/response regulator → MTLRQSLQQDGISARAQIRLLNNTFMRLVFSFTAVPFVGIPFAIWLYLMGKELTPIITWIVIYIFCAVAIRLWHRRYRHESEDDNASIVINRWLPRINKLAFAHGVGISSLYLITPEKNSFDFFLLLNISIAAIVAANATHLTPVISTFTRFFFASWGVLNLGIVWRLDDIMPIVLMLNLLYGFAIYRHALTSHAFFIQQAHLEEKSSRLAEQFRQAKEQAEQALLDKNQFLTTASHDLRQPVHAMGFLIEAIIHKNRDDTLTPQLLDLQQSVRSVHLMFNSLLDLSKIEAGNLSTAAIRVDIGSLLDSVITLFREEANSRSLSLRTWRPKRRIAVMGDHMLIRQSLINLIQNALRYTQHGGVLIAIRPRGEQCLIEVWDTGVGIADEEKGKIFSPYYRPELAWKIDSAGHGLGLAVVARCAKLMKVEYGMRSVEGKGSRFWMRFALYSGEDMLADSAGNYANLPSPTRYASLSGNCLVVDDDPLVTSAWSSLMSTWGITVRCAVSAEEAFAIIDEGFAPFAVLCDQRLRSGESGFDILQALFERLPNVSGAMVSGEFNSPILLQAEQEGYLVLRKPLEPTALYALLSQWATGLHH, encoded by the coding sequence ATGACATTACGTCAATCTTTACAACAGGATGGAATTTCCGCACGCGCACAAATCCGCTTATTGAATAATACATTTATGCGCCTGGTCTTTAGCTTTACCGCCGTGCCCTTTGTGGGTATTCCTTTCGCCATTTGGCTTTATTTAATGGGCAAGGAACTTACGCCAATTATCACCTGGATAGTTATATATATTTTTTGCGCAGTGGCCATCCGATTATGGCATCGCCGCTATCGCCATGAATCCGAGGACGATAACGCCAGCATCGTAATAAACCGTTGGCTGCCGCGCATCAACAAGCTGGCCTTCGCACATGGTGTGGGTATTTCATCCTTATATTTAATCACTCCAGAAAAAAACAGCTTCGACTTTTTTCTGTTATTAAATATCAGTATTGCGGCTATCGTCGCAGCCAATGCAACCCACCTGACACCGGTCATAAGCACCTTTACGCGTTTTTTCTTTGCCTCCTGGGGGGTATTGAATCTGGGCATTGTCTGGCGGTTGGACGATATTATGCCGATCGTGCTGATGCTGAATCTGCTTTATGGTTTCGCCATTTACCGCCACGCTTTGACCTCGCACGCCTTCTTTATTCAGCAAGCCCACCTTGAAGAAAAAAGTTCGCGTCTGGCGGAACAGTTTCGCCAGGCCAAGGAGCAAGCGGAGCAGGCGTTGCTGGATAAGAACCAGTTTCTCACCACTGCCAGCCATGATTTACGCCAGCCGGTGCATGCCATGGGATTCTTGATTGAAGCCATCATTCATAAAAATCGCGATGACACACTTACCCCACAGCTGTTGGATTTGCAGCAAAGCGTGCGTTCCGTGCACCTGATGTTCAATTCCTTACTCGATCTCAGCAAGATCGAGGCCGGCAATCTCAGCACCGCCGCTATTCGGGTGGACATCGGATCGCTGCTTGATTCAGTGATTACCCTGTTCCGCGAAGAAGCAAACAGCCGGTCATTGTCGTTGCGCACCTGGCGGCCCAAGCGGCGTATCGCCGTGATGGGGGATCACATGCTCATCAGGCAATCGCTGATTAATCTGATACAGAATGCCCTGCGTTACACGCAGCACGGCGGTGTGCTGATCGCCATCCGACCGCGTGGAGAGCAGTGTTTGATCGAAGTGTGGGATACCGGTGTCGGCATCGCTGACGAAGAAAAAGGTAAGATTTTCTCCCCCTATTACCGCCCCGAACTGGCGTGGAAAATCGATAGCGCTGGCCATGGCTTGGGGCTGGCAGTAGTGGCACGCTGTGCCAAATTGATGAAGGTCGAATACGGTATGCGCTCCGTCGAAGGCAAAGGATCGCGTTTCTGGATGCGCTTTGCCCTGTACAGCGGCGAAGACATGCTGGCGGACAGTGCCGGCAACTACGCTAACCTGCCCTCGCCGACGCGCTATGCGTCATTGTCTGGCAACTGCCTGGTGGTGGACGATGATCCGCTGGTGACGTCCGCCTGGTCGAGCTTGATGAGCACCTGGGGTATTACGGTACGCTGCGCCGTCTCCGCAGAGGAGGCATTTGCGATTATCGACGAAGGCTTCGCGCCGTTTGCCGTACTGTGCGATCAACGGCTCCGTTCCGGCGAAAGCGGTTTCGATATTCTGCAAGCGCTGTTTGAACGCCTGCCGAACGTCAGCGGTGCCATGGTCAGCGGCGAGTTCAATTCCCCCATTCTGCTTCAGGCCGAGCAGGAAGGTTATCTGGTATTACGCAAACCGTTGGAACCGACGGCTCTGTATGCGTTGCTGTCGCAGTGGGCAACGGGGTTGCACCATTAG
- a CDS encoding glutathione S-transferase family protein, whose protein sequence is MEPILLYGFPAGSSMGLVAALEWLGRPYRLCRVDMLGEMRDPAYQRLNPRVETPVLITDRGEVLSETMAIAAWLEARDTARKISFDPLSRNADRMHQMMAFINTGFTGAFTPLWVAMEMQSPNPTMQHALQTWGREYVIKRHDRLEEMLGDTPFLIADRPTLADGLLIGVARWLDVHQVANKTRWPKLAALRSRIEADPAVIYATALENGEMPRGDGACTGHSELAEVIERFGVKSQPSAPPELVSENA, encoded by the coding sequence ATGGAACCTATTTTGTTATACGGCTTCCCGGCAGGAAGCTCCATGGGGCTGGTTGCTGCTCTCGAATGGTTAGGGCGCCCCTACCGGCTGTGTCGCGTCGACATGCTCGGCGAGATGCGTGACCCCGCTTATCAACGGCTCAACCCACGGGTCGAAACGCCGGTGTTGATCACCGATCGGGGCGAGGTGCTCAGCGAAACCATGGCAATCGCGGCATGGCTGGAAGCGCGAGACACCGCACGCAAAATCAGCTTCGATCCGTTGTCACGCAACGCCGACCGCATGCATCAGATGATGGCGTTCATCAATACCGGCTTTACCGGTGCATTCACTCCGCTATGGGTGGCGATGGAAATGCAGTCACCCAACCCGACGATGCAGCACGCGTTGCAAACATGGGGCCGCGAGTATGTCATCAAGCGTCATGACCGGCTCGAGGAAATGCTCGGCGATACGCCTTTCCTGATCGCCGATCGCCCCACTCTGGCCGACGGTCTGCTGATCGGCGTCGCCCGCTGGCTCGATGTTCACCAGGTGGCCAATAAAACCCGCTGGCCAAAGCTCGCCGCGCTAAGAAGTCGCATTGAAGCCGATCCTGCGGTTATCTACGCGACCGCACTGGAAAATGGTGAAATGCCGCGCGGTGACGGCGCCTGTACGGGACACAGTGAACTGGCCGAGGTCATCGAGCGATTTGGCGTGAAATCACAACCTAGCGCGCCGCCGGAGCTGGTCAGCGAAAACGCCTGA
- a CDS encoding lipoprotein produces MRKPLIAISITLLVAGCSTLKTDQAIPLLQAETAKMLGLGSSDEITVTNVNGAQPDALGGQKLSYRATTEKGRIFDCSSLMMPGILGSAPTLSTPSCTPVVTHK; encoded by the coding sequence ATGAGAAAACCACTTATCGCTATAAGCATTACGCTACTGGTAGCCGGTTGTTCAACCTTGAAAACCGATCAGGCAATACCGCTGTTGCAGGCGGAAACGGCTAAAATGCTCGGCCTGGGTTCATCGGATGAAATTACCGTGACCAATGTTAACGGCGCCCAGCCGGATGCCCTGGGGGGGCAAAAACTGTCTTACCGCGCCACCACCGAAAAAGGGCGGATTTTTGACTGCTCGTCGCTGATGATGCCGGGTATTTTAGGCTCGGCGCCGACGCTAAGCACGCCAAGCTGCACCCCGGTCGTCACGCATAAATAA
- a CDS encoding SDR family oxidoreductase gives MTDNIKDKVIVITGASSGMGEAAARHLAHKGAKLVLAARRSDRIDVLAKEINAQGGTAIAVATDVTREDDVKKLVDTAVNQLGRIDVLINNAGVMPLSPLDQVKVNEWNQMIDVNLRGVLHGIAAALPYMKAQKSGHIINTASVAGHLVFPASAVYSATKYAVRALTEGLRKETCAYNVRATIISPGAVSTELLEHISDKDVQAANQEYVGKVGVPPETFARMVAFAIGEPDDVGVNEIIFRPTAQDL, from the coding sequence ATGACAGACAATATTAAAGATAAAGTAATTGTAATAACCGGTGCTTCAAGCGGCATGGGTGAAGCTGCGGCTCGTCACCTTGCCCACAAAGGGGCCAAACTGGTACTTGCAGCCCGCCGTTCCGATCGCATTGATGTGCTCGCCAAAGAAATCAACGCTCAGGGGGGAACAGCAATTGCCGTAGCCACGGACGTCACCCGTGAAGATGATGTTAAAAAGTTGGTGGATACGGCCGTGAACCAGTTGGGACGTATTGATGTGCTGATTAATAATGCCGGTGTCATGCCGCTGTCACCGCTCGATCAGGTAAAAGTAAATGAGTGGAATCAGATGATCGATGTGAACCTGCGTGGCGTTCTGCATGGCATCGCTGCAGCCCTGCCTTATATGAAAGCCCAAAAGTCGGGGCATATCATCAACACGGCATCGGTTGCTGGCCACCTGGTATTTCCCGCATCCGCGGTTTACTCCGCCACTAAATATGCAGTACGCGCACTCACTGAAGGGCTAAGAAAAGAAACCTGTGCTTATAACGTCCGTGCAACCATTATCTCCCCTGGCGCCGTCTCTACCGAACTGCTGGAGCATATCAGCGATAAGGACGTGCAGGCGGCCAATCAGGAATATGTCGGCAAAGTAGGCGTTCCGCCGGAAACCTTTGCCCGTATGGTTGCTTTTGCGATCGGCGAGCCTGACGATGTGGGAGTTAACGAAATTATTTTCCGACCGACTGCCCAGGATCTGTAG
- a CDS encoding hydrolase, with protein MTFRNGLDSLLRPEDSVLVLIDHQPYQLANLNSHEPQMVVNNAIALAKAAKAYGVPTILTSVIAERGGLIFPQIVDVFPDQQVIDRTLINTWQDPKVVDVVKATGRKQLIIAGLWTEVCVAMPVIQAAGEGWDVTVITDACGGVSVEAHQLAIQRMIAAGANMMTWLALASEWQRDWAWTEHTRAMTDILAQHAAGSGIAYLWEQQLLNTPVPDNGG; from the coding sequence ATGACTTTTCGTAACGGCCTGGATTCACTGCTTCGTCCTGAAGACTCTGTACTGGTTTTGATCGATCATCAACCCTATCAGCTTGCCAACCTGAACAGCCACGAACCGCAGATGGTGGTCAATAATGCAATAGCGCTGGCGAAGGCTGCCAAAGCCTATGGCGTTCCGACCATACTGACCAGCGTGATTGCCGAGCGGGGCGGGTTGATTTTCCCGCAAATCGTCGATGTTTTCCCCGATCAGCAGGTAATAGACCGGACACTTATCAATACCTGGCAAGATCCGAAAGTGGTGGATGTGGTCAAGGCGACAGGGCGTAAGCAGCTGATTATCGCCGGCCTGTGGACCGAGGTCTGTGTCGCAATGCCGGTGATCCAGGCCGCTGGCGAAGGCTGGGATGTCACGGTAATCACCGACGCCTGCGGTGGCGTTTCGGTCGAGGCTCATCAACTGGCCATTCAGCGTATGATTGCGGCCGGTGCGAACATGATGACCTGGCTGGCGCTGGCTTCGGAATGGCAGCGCGACTGGGCGTGGACAGAGCATACTCGCGCAATGACCGACATTCTGGCGCAGCATGCTGCCGGTAGCGGTATTGCGTATCTTTGGGAACAGCAGTTGCTTAACACGCCGGTGCCGGACAACGGCGGCTGA